DNA from Mucilaginibacter mallensis:
CATGGATATATTAGCATTCAATAACCATTAATAAAATTAATGCTGATCATTATGTTTTTAAATTTCAATAAATAATGGCACGTGAAAACGAAGATAAATACTATAAATTTTTGTTTTACTTTGACCGGACGACAAAAAAAATTTTTGTTTATGATCCCGTTGCAAACCGTTATACACTAAACTTTGCAAATGGTTGGTCTTATGTGATATTTGCGATAATAATGGTTTTTGTAGTGTTGTGTATTTTTATTGGAGGAGCTCACAGAGGAAAGTAGCGGAATATTTTTTTTACAATAATTTTTCTTATATAGTTATAGACATAACGATAAGGTAGTTGTAGTTTTTACTATCATTCTGTCAGTAAATTAGTTTTTAGCTTTAATATGCAATTACGTTTTGCAATTAACAAAGAATATAACTTTTTCGGAACTACCATAGTGGATATACATTATGTTGACCGTTTAGGATAAATTTCGGTTGGACACATGTTGACCAGCCATAATTAATATGACTAAATTCACGTATTGTAAAATAGACTACAGTTGCAAGTATAAGCAAACCGGAATAGCTTGGAACAAGCTAACGTCATCTTTGTATTCAATGAATAAAGTGAAAATTTAGTCCATTTTAACATTTAATTAAAAAAACACAAGACTAATTTATAATTTAGTCATAATGAAATTTAAACCTACTCTTTATCTTTTTCTTACTATAAGTATCATGCAGGTATTGTATTCGTGCCAGGATATTATTGAACCTTCGATCAGCAAAAGCAATTTACAGCTGGAAGCACCAACCGATCAGTATATCAGTCCCAGCTATGCAATCAATTTCTGGTGGGACGCGGTAGATCATGCAATATCTTATCACTTACAGGTGGTTAGCCGGACTTTTGCTTCGCCGGGTGGGTTGGTACTGGATACGATTGTTTCTACCAATAAATTTACGGCTAACCTTAATCCGGGCAGTTACCAGTGGCGGGTTATGGCAGAGAACGGGAGTTCACAAACAGCATACGCTAATCCAAGGACATTAACCGTAGCCGCTTCCTCTATCAAACAACAAGCAGTTCTACTAACTTCACCAGCCAATAATTACCTGACTAATCAAACTACGGTGGCATTGTCCTGGGGAGCTTTATACGGCGCGACCAAATACCAGTTGCAGGTCGATACCAATAGTTTCACAGATACCACCAAATTAGTCTACAACAAGGTGATCGCAACGCAGCAACTAAACTTCACTTTTCCTAAAAACCAAACTTACCAATGGCGGGTAAGGGCTGAGAATGATACAGCTTATTCCGTATGGTCCTTGTCGAACACGGTGACCTTTGATAATATTCCCCCGGCGCAGGTGGTATTGTCGTCACCGGCAAATAGTATAACGGTCAGTTCACCGGTGAATTTGCAATGGACGGGAGTGTCCGGTTCTAAATCCTATAAAGTATATGTTTTTAAGAGCGACTCGACTACAAGCTATAATTCTACCTTTCCGGTATCAGTAAATACAACGGACTATAATTTTACCCTTGGCGCTTCTGGGGATAAGATTTACTGGAAGGTGTCCGCTGTTGACGCAGCCGGCAACGAAGGAACGACAAGCGTGTTAAGAAGTTTTGTCCTGCAATAGTTATGAAAAACAAGAGGCTTACCTATGCGCTGGGCGTCGCTGTACTGGTCGTCTGGGGGCTGATCATTTACAGGTTCGTTGCCTATGTGAAGACAGACGATATCAGTGATGACACGCCTGCGGCATTTACCAAAGAGCCTTATAATGACTATGCGGTAAAAAGGGACACGAGCACTTTGAATTTAAAATACAGTGACCCCTTTGGGCTGGTAAAAACTGTGGATACCAATAAAATCATTAAAAAACGTGTAGAACTCCGGTCCGCAATTGCACCGCAGCCGGTTTTCAATTGGGATTTTATAAAATATACAGGTTATATCCGCAATCCGGAAACCAAAAAGTTGATTGCTATTTTACAAATTAACGGTAAAAGTGCAATGCTGGCAGAAGGCGAGGTCAGCGATAACGTTAAACTCTTAAAAAATATGCAGGACTCTGTCAAAGTACGTTTTAATGGTAAAGTAAAATATATAGTTATTCACCATGGGTAAGATTGAAAGAGCATTTTTTATACTATTATTACTGCCTGTATTAGGCTTTGGGCAGCAATTGCCGCCGTCAGGACTTGATAAGGTGCATGTTTCAGCGGACAGTCTCAATATCCAGGCAGAGATCCTGCCGGTAAGCGACGCACCCGAGTTATTCAACGACCGGTTTTATTTCTGGTACAGCGCAAATATGATTCACACAACTCAGGGCGGCTTTAGCGGACGGCTGCTGAATGGTTGGTATAAAGCATATTATCCCAACAAGAATTTAAAAGAAGAAGGTGTTTTTAAAGAAGGCCTGAAAGACGGCATATGGAAGGCCTGGAATGAAAGCGGGAATCTGATCCAGCAATACACCTGGAAGAAAGGACAGCGTTCAGGAAAATATTTTCTATGTGATGAAAATGGTTACATCAGAGAAAGCGGCACATATAGAAACAATGTATTGAAGTTGAAGGACACCACCTCATTCTGGAGGAAGCTGGAATTCTATAGAAAGAAAAAGATGGATACCATTCATGTTGCACATTGATTTATTCAACGGTAAAAAATCCGCCTGATAACCGGAAAAAAACAAGAAGTTCTGCAATGACTGTAAGCAAGTTTATGATAAGACCAAGAGTTAAGGCTTCAACCATTATAGAAGTATTAATCTCTATGATAATTATCATGGTGGTATTTGGCATAGCAATGATAATTTACGCAAATGTCACGAAGTCAGGGCTTTCCGAATTGGAGATTCGTGCCGGAGCATTGCTAAACGAAACATTGCAAAATGATGAAAAGGATGATGCGGTAAGCTCCCGGATTTTTAATGTTGATATTTTAAGAATAGAACAGCAAGTGAAAAGCTATGACGCAGATGGCAGCCTTTTGGAGATTGACTTGGTCGCTTATGATGTCAATGGTGAGAAGATGGCAGAAGCACACAAAATTATTCCCAATAGAAATGATTGAGAAGAAAGTAAATGCCTTCACCATCATGGAAGTCACCATCACGATGATGATAACTGCAATCGTTATAGGTATTACTTATACAGCCTATTCCATTGTAAGCCAGTCTTACATGGGCTATCAAAAAAAAAATGATGGCTTAACGGTTTTGTCACGTATCGACCAGTTACTGGCCAAAGATTTCGCGCATGCGGCGCTGATCAGCAAAACACAGGACGGTCTGTTGCTTTCCAGTCCATCAGATAGCGTAAGCTATGTATTCGCGCTGGGTTTTATTGTCAGGAAAGGTCCGGTCATTGATACCTTCAAAATACAAAGCGGGGGCCTCACTACATTGTTTGAAACTCAGCCCATCAGCGAAGTAAGCGCTGACAGCGAGCAGAACCGCATTGACGAACTCAGTTTTTTTATCGTGCTTAAAAACGGGAATATTCCGTATCATTATCAGAAACAATACAGTTCAGTAAATCTTTTAGCAAGAAACCATAATGCCATCAATTGATCTTAATAGGTACGAAAAGAAAATCCCGGGTAAAACCGGCACGCCAAAGACAAGTGGCGGACTGATGGAACTGCTCAACAAGGATATCAGTTTTGGGAGCAAGGAACTGAATGATAAAAAGAAGGAATCGCTGTACCTGGAACTGAGTTCGCTCCTGCGGGCGGGAGTGAATTTAAAGAGCAGTTTTGAGCTCATCACCGCCGATCTTAAAAATGAAAAGGACAAGGCACTTTACCAGTCCATACAAAATGACGTATTGCATGGAGTTACCTTTTCGCAGGCCTTGCAAAAAAGCGGCCGGTTTTCCTTGTACGAGATATTCAGCCTGCAGATCGGGGAAGAGTCGGGCAAATTGATCGAGGTGCTGCAGGATATGGCTACTTTTTACAAAAATAAAATCAAGCAGCGCCGCAAGATCGTTTCGGCATTAACTTACCCGGTGGTGGTCATGTGCACTTCCTTTGGCGCGGTGTTTTTTATGCTGAAGTTCGTGGTGCCGATGTTTGGTGATGTCTTTAAACGTTTTGGCGGGCAGTTACCCTGGATCACAGCGAAGATCATCAACATTTCCAAAGGGATGCAGGATTACTTCCCCTGGTTTATGCTCTTCGTAGTGCTTGTTTTTATACTGATCTTCAGCGTGCGTAAAACGGAGCAATACCGGAAGCTGGCCGCGCTGGTATTATTACGGATCCCGGTCGTAGGTGGCCTGGTCCAGAAGATCTATCTCGCCCGCTTTTGTAATTCGATGCGACTGCTGATCAACGCCCAGTTGCCGCTTTTACGCTCCATCGCCCTGATCCGGCAGATGATCGGTTATTACCCGATCGAATCCTCGCTGCAAAAGGTCGAAGACGATATCATGAGCGGCAGGTCGCTGCATGAAAGCCTGCAGCAATTTTCGATCTATCCGCCGAAGATGATACAGCTTATCAAGGTGGGCGAGGAAACCAACCAGTTGGATTATTTTTTTGAAAAGGTCTCGGAACAGTATATAGAAGAGGTGGAATACAAGACCGCAGCGCTCAGCAGTGTGATGGAGCCGCTAATTATTATTTTCCTGGGCCTGATCGTGGGCATCATCCTGGTTTCGATGTACCTGCCTTTGTTCCAGATGAGCAATAGTTTGCAATAAAAGAGAATATGGGTTTACCGGGAGATTTCCAGGTAGACCTCTAAAACCAGTTTCTTTATTTTATCACCATTGTTCCTGATGCCGGTTACTTTCCAGTTTTCGGAGCGGATGATGCCGATTGCACTTTGTTTTTGGAGCAGGCTGCTCATTTTTAAGAGCGAAAAGTAATCACCTTCAAAGTCCAGTTTTTCGATCATAAAATGCGCCGAGGTAAAGCTGGCGTCCTGCGCAGGCACTTCTGCCAGTTTTACATTTTGCCGATCTGCCAATAGGGTGACGCTGTTGATCAGGTTATTCCGCAGGGCCGTTGTGTCGGCTTGGTATAGTTTGATGAGCTTGTCCAGGTTGCTGTTTTTACGCTCTAGGTAGTCAGGCTGGCCCCCCAGTCCCTGAGCCGAAGACAGTTTTTGTTTTAGTTCCTTATTGGTCTGCCAGGCCTCAAATGTTTTTTTGAAAGCTAGCTCATAGCCCATCACGAACAAAAGAAGGGCTCCGATGATCAGTAGGTAGTCATTTTTAATGGGTAGTTTTTTCAGCATGCTAATAATTGATGACTACGGTAAACAGGCCTGTATTTTGTTCATTGTTAAAGGAGTAGTTATCCATCTGTATGTTTTTCACCCAGGCTTTCGTTTTGATCCTGGCGATCCATTCGTTTAGCGGGATGATCTTGTCGGAATGCCCCGTGAGGGTAATCTGCCCATCATGAAAGGCCACTGTTTTCTGTAGCCTGCTTTGTTCCTGGTCGACCGGGTTAACGGAAACCGCGTCCAGGGTAATGTCTTCCGGCATCAGGGCCGCCAACTGGTCCACCAGCGCGCTTTTATTGATGCCGCCATCCCATCCCAGCTCTTTCAGCAAGGCTACTTTTTGGGTGACCTGGTCCTGTACACCCTGGACGCTGATGCTGCTTTGAGTTAATTGGCTTACCTTGTCCGTTAACTGGTTATTTTCGCTATAGAGCGAGGAGAAAAGGACAAAATTGACCAACAGTAAAATAAAGAAAGCCACCAGGATCGCAGCCGCGTTTACGGTCAGTTTTTTTTTCGCCAGCAGGGTTTCCAGGCGCTGGCCGAGCTCCCGCACGCCGGCGGCGGTCGGTTGCAGGCGGTCTGCCATGACCAGTTGGAAAGCTGAGGCATAAGGGAGGAGAAGTTTCTCATGTAGCTGCTCCAGCGAGACCTTTAACGAAGCGGGTGCATGGTTATTTTCCGCATACCGGTAACTGGTCCATTCCATGCTGTCGTTGCGTTCAACACTGTGCCCGTCAAAGACCAGGCTGCTGTCATAAACATTGAGCTGGTTCTGTGCCTGCTCCAGCACGAATGGCCCAAGGCTTAATACTAATGGCGTATAACCGGCGGTTTCCAGGGCTCGGAGCCATTTGTCCGCCTCTGTCCTGCGTACGACGCTGATAAAAGATATATTTCCCGATTGGAAATGCTGGACATAGAAATCATGGATATGGGCATTTAAAAAGACTTGGCCAAAGTTATGCTCACTGAGCTCCTCGATAAGCGGGGTTTGTTTATGTAATACGCCTTTCCCGGACAAGTTAACGGCGACAGAATTACCTGAAAAATGTTTTTTCAGGTCTGTTACAGTCGTCAGTCCCATCACCTTCTTTTCGATGCTCAGCTGGTTTTTGTCAACTGATACGGCGCAGGCGTTCAACTCCGCATTCCCGTCAGCGGAGATATGGATGGCAACGCCGGTGGCTTCATTGATCCTGTAATATGGTTTCAGCATGATCTTGTAGTTAACGCATAATGATCGGCCTGATATAAATAACAGAGATCACTTTCTTGGTCGCTTTGGTTTTATTACTGAATATATATTTTAATATCGGGATTCTTGACAGGATTGGGAAGCCGGAAACATTGTCGTCCTTTTCCGTCCGCTCTATTCCGCCCAGCAGGATCATATCCTCATTATTGATCCTCATACTGGTCTCATAGCTACTGGTGGACTTCGGCGGAGGGGAGCCATCGGTGGGGATCGATGTGAAATCGGAAATATCAATTTTGATGCCTAAGGTGATCTGGTCATTGCCGGAAATGACCGGTTTAACGGAGATTTTCATATTTGCATCACTTTCGATATAGGCATTGGTCAATACAGTTGAGGAGGAGGAGGCATTGGTGGGTATAAAGCTTTGCGTGGAGTTTTTGTAATAAACCGAGTTGCCGATACTGATGGTAGCGGTATGGCCGTTCAAAGCCAGTAGCTTTGGTACGGATCTCACTTCGACATTGCCATTGGTTTCCAGGGCGCTCAGACTGACATAGAAGTTGGGTACCACATGGCCCAAGTTCACGCCGACCAGTTTTCCCACGCCGTTCAGGGCGTTATTGACCGAAGAGGAGCTAAAGGTAAAGTTCATGCCGGGCAGGATCGTGCCGCCCGTCTTCACGCTGTCGGAAACACCGGCTCCTATGCCCGTGGAGACCGACCTGCTTTTATTGATATCGATCATCGTAACCTCTACGAGTACGGATGGCACCAGCACGTCCAGCTGTTTGATGAAGTCGGCCATTTCTGCAAGATTCGCGCCGGAACCCGATAAGATTAACGTATTTTGCTCGCGGAACTCTTTGATCTCGACACTTTTTTTCCATTCGGCTGGGATCATTGCAACGACAGTGTCGATCGAGCGGTTCTGTAGCTTGATCGCCCGGAAAGTACGCAAGCCTTCCTGCTGGGCATCGCCAATCAGGTACACGCCATTGTCCGTATGAAAGGTATATTCGGTACCTTTTAAAACCAGGCTGAGAAAATCTTCATAGCTGACATCACGTACATGGATATTGATCGCCCCTTTTAATTCAGAATAGATGGAATAATTGATGTTCATTTCCTGCGAGGCCTGTTTAACCAGGTCGGCTATAGGCGTCCCTGCGGCATCGGCGGAGATCAGGTTCTGGCCGTTAACCATCCGGGTAAAGAGACCGCCCATAGGATGGCTGTTCGGGTTTTCCGTTTTAAAGGTCCTGCGCACACCGGTATGCTTGTCCCCGTTGACATAGAGCTCCTCGTTTTCATCCAGCGGCTGGAAAAGATAAAAGTTGTCATTGGTCCTAACCATTTTGATGCCGTTGGAAAAGGCGAGTTTTTCCATCGCCGTTTCAAAGGGCGCATTTTGAATAAAGGCCGATACCAGTTTGTTCTGCAAAGCATTGGGTATAATCACATTATTGCCGGAAACCTGCGTGATCTTTTTACCAACGGCTGCAAGGCTGTCGTTGTCCAGCATCATGGATATATTGCCGCTTTGCTGATCGAACTTTACAGCGATATCTTTTGCAGGTGGCTTGGCAAACTGGGCCGGATCTTGGTAAGGGGTGATGTAAATAATCGCCCCTACCGTGGTGATATCCAGGTTATATTTCTGGGCCAGCAGGACCAGTATATTTTCCGCTGTAACACCGTTGAAGGTATCGTATACCTGGAAATTAAGCTTAGGGTCAATACTAATGCTGAGCTTATTCGTTTTGGCCAACACGTTCAGATAGTCCTGTATGGAAATACCGGTCACCATTAATTGTACTTTCTGGCCGAGACCAGGCACCTCTACGACGATCGACTCCAGTCGTTGCTGGATGAGCTGTGTCCTGTCTTTATTTTGGGCGCGTGCCCGGCCTGCGAAAAAGGATAACAGCAATACCAGACTAAGCAGCGTAAAAAATTTATTCATCATCAATAATTAAGTAATAGGGGGTAGATCTCTTCGATGGAGGTTAATCCGTCGCTAAATAAATTAAAGGCATTTTCAGCCAGGGTATGTATGCCGCGTTCTTTTAACAGTTCATTTACGTTCATGTTGCCGGCCTTTATCTCGGTGGCCAGTTCCTGGTCGATCGGTATGACCTCATAAACGGCCTTGCGCCCTTTATAACCGGTAAAATGACAGGTATCGCAGCCCTTTGGGATGAAATGGTTGTCCACCTTGCTGTAGGGCTTAAATTGCCTTGGGTATAGGCCCTGGTCAAATTCCTGCTGTTCCTTGCAAGAAGGGCAGAGCAGCCTGACGAGCCGCTGCGCGACCGTCGTGTTCAGTGTACTCGCCACCAGGAAGGGCTGCACGCCCATATCGATCAGGCGGGAAACGGTACCCCAGGCGGAATTGGTGTGAATGGTGGATAGCACGAGGTGGCCCGTTAGCGCGGCCCGTATCGCCATATTGGCCGTTTCAGTATCCCTGATCTCACCCACCATGATCACATCGGGATCCTGCCGGAGAAAGGTCCGTAGCGCCGAAGCGAACCCCAGGCCGATGGATTCCTTTAACTGGACCTGGTTGATGCCTTCGAGCGTATATTCGATCGGGTCCTCTATAGTTAATACATTCCTGGTCTCCTTATTGAGCAGCTTTAAGGTCGCGTACAGCGTTGTCGTCTTCCCGGAACCGGTCGGGCCGCTGATCAGCAGGATCCCGTTGGGCATTTTGGCACCCTGTAGGTAATTCTCCAGGTCAAAATCCGAAAAGCCCAGGCTGTTAAGGTCGATCTCCGTAGCATCACTGTTCAGGAGCCGGAGCACTACTTTTTCGCCATATAGGGTAGGGAGGACGGAGACCCGGATATCAAATTGCTCGCCCTGGTGTATAAAATTGATCCGGCCATCCTGCGGCAGGCGCTTTTCCGATATATCCAGGTTGGCCTTGATCTTGATCTTATTGATCAACGCGGGGTAGTCTTCGCGTTTAAGGAGGTAACGTTCCACCATCATCCCGTCGATCCTGACCCTTACCCGGCATTTATGCTCATAGCTTTCTATATGTATATCGCTGCTTTTGAGGTTTTTGGCCTCCTGGATCAGGTTGTTTAAAAAGTCATCTGCATTATGGGTAGTATTCAGCTGCGCCGAGCTTTTGGCCGTTTCGTGTTTTAAGTAATATTTGGCCAGCAGACGGGATACCTGTGATGCAGCAATTTTTTCGAGCTGGATCTCCAGCCCGAAGATGATCTCCAGCTCAGCACCCAGGTTGTCCAGGTCGGCTGTGTCTTCACAATAAAAGAACAGGGCTCCCGCGCCGCGGCTTTTGGGTAAAATGCGGTAATGCCATGCCTGTTCCTTGCTCAGCCAGTGAATATTCTCGGTTAATAAAGTTATATCTCGGTTCAGGTCCATTGGTAAATAAAACGTAACAGCCAGTTGTCACTGACCGCATTAAAGTGGATCAACCACCAATCGCAGCTAAGGTAAATCGCCAGCATCAGCGCCTGCATGCCCGCGAGCGGGATATGCTGGTTGTTTTTTTTTGAAATAAATCTCCAGGCTGACCATAAGACCACCACTGCGAGGAGGCTCGCTATGTAAAAAAATAAATAATTTAAAATCGAAAAATAAAGAGCGATACAAACCAGGAACCAAATGTCGCCCCATCCCAGCAGTTGTAAGGTCACATTGACCACGCGTTTTTCTTTTAAAGAGAACCATGCCGTCAGCAGCAGTAGAACCAACATCAGGAACAGCAGATTGACGCTGGCGGACTCCCACAGCGCCTGGAAACCGGCCCCGTGCTTTAACCCTGCGATCAACAACGCCCCCGCCAGTAAAGGAAACAGCACCATGTGAACTTCGCGGATACTGGTATCCTCCAGGAAGATTGTCAGCAGCACCAGCAACACAATAATTTCAGAAGCTACCAACACTTAATCTTTGGTCGTTTCAGTCAGCGTTTTGTCCTGGTTGATCTCCCATACATTAAACACGCCGTTCCCGTTAAAATCTACCACAGCGGTCGCCTTGGCCGTAAAAGTCGTATTGGTCGCATCCGTGATCTCAATGCGGTAATTGGCCCTTGCATCCTTGTTGTCGGTGCTCAGGGGCTCCTGTATAAAGCCTATATCGCCAAGATCCTTCGTATATTTGGAATGTTCGTAAAAATAATTCTTTTCCAATTCCTGTACGTGAGTTAACTGTAGTTTAGCCTCGACCGTTTTGGCTTTGGTAACGATGGGTAAAAGGTTGGGCAGGGCAAGCAACACCAGTATACCGATAATGATCAATACAACTAGTATTTCAGTTAGCGTGTAGGCCTTGACCTTTCGGTTTGGCAAGTGTAGTTTAGGCTTCATTTTTAAAATGAGTTGGATTGACTAATCTAATGATTATAAACAAAATGAAAAAATTTATTTATAATTATATTAGTTGTTTTATATAGTTATAACATGCTATTTCATTTATAAAAATCGGACAACGGATGTGGTTGTCATCCCTTCTTTTCAAGCAAACTCAATTGTCAAATGCTTTTAAAACTCCCTTATTCTACAAGTTAACC
Protein-coding regions in this window:
- a CDS encoding toxin-antitoxin system YwqK family antitoxin, with amino-acid sequence MGKIERAFFILLLLPVLGFGQQLPPSGLDKVHVSADSLNIQAEILPVSDAPELFNDRFYFWYSANMIHTTQGGFSGRLLNGWYKAYYPNKNLKEEGVFKEGLKDGIWKAWNESGNLIQQYTWKKGQRSGKYFLCDENGYIRESGTYRNNVLKLKDTTSFWRKLEFYRKKKMDTIHVAH
- a CDS encoding PulJ/GspJ family protein — translated: MIEKKVNAFTIMEVTITMMITAIVIGITYTAYSIVSQSYMGYQKKNDGLTVLSRIDQLLAKDFAHAALISKTQDGLLLSSPSDSVSYVFALGFIVRKGPVIDTFKIQSGGLTTLFETQPISEVSADSEQNRIDELSFFIVLKNGNIPYHYQKQYSSVNLLARNHNAIN
- a CDS encoding type II secretion system F family protein — translated: MPSIDLNRYEKKIPGKTGTPKTSGGLMELLNKDISFGSKELNDKKKESLYLELSSLLRAGVNLKSSFELITADLKNEKDKALYQSIQNDVLHGVTFSQALQKSGRFSLYEIFSLQIGEESGKLIEVLQDMATFYKNKIKQRRKIVSALTYPVVVMCTSFGAVFFMLKFVVPMFGDVFKRFGGQLPWITAKIINISKGMQDYFPWFMLFVVLVFILIFSVRKTEQYRKLAALVLLRIPVVGGLVQKIYLARFCNSMRLLINAQLPLLRSIALIRQMIGYYPIESSLQKVEDDIMSGRSLHESLQQFSIYPPKMIQLIKVGEETNQLDYFFEKVSEQYIEEVEYKTAALSSVMEPLIIIFLGLIVGIILVSMYLPLFQMSNSLQ
- a CDS encoding type II secretion system protein GspD, with the protein product MMNKFFTLLSLVLLLSFFAGRARAQNKDRTQLIQQRLESIVVEVPGLGQKVQLMVTGISIQDYLNVLAKTNKLSISIDPKLNFQVYDTFNGVTAENILVLLAQKYNLDITTVGAIIYITPYQDPAQFAKPPAKDIAVKFDQQSGNISMMLDNDSLAAVGKKITQVSGNNVIIPNALQNKLVSAFIQNAPFETAMEKLAFSNGIKMVRTNDNFYLFQPLDENEELYVNGDKHTGVRRTFKTENPNSHPMGGLFTRMVNGQNLISADAAGTPIADLVKQASQEMNINYSIYSELKGAINIHVRDVSYEDFLSLVLKGTEYTFHTDNGVYLIGDAQQEGLRTFRAIKLQNRSIDTVVAMIPAEWKKSVEIKEFREQNTLILSGSGANLAEMADFIKQLDVLVPSVLVEVTMIDINKSRSVSTGIGAGVSDSVKTGGTILPGMNFTFSSSSVNNALNGVGKLVGVNLGHVVPNFYVSLSALETNGNVEVRSVPKLLALNGHTATISIGNSVYYKNSTQSFIPTNASSSSTVLTNAYIESDANMKISVKPVISGNDQITLGIKIDISDFTSIPTDGSPPPKSTSSYETSMRINNEDMILLGGIERTEKDDNVSGFPILSRIPILKYIFSNKTKATKKVISVIYIRPIIMR
- a CDS encoding GspE/PulE family protein: MDLNRDITLLTENIHWLSKEQAWHYRILPKSRGAGALFFYCEDTADLDNLGAELEIIFGLEIQLEKIAASQVSRLLAKYYLKHETAKSSAQLNTTHNADDFLNNLIQEAKNLKSSDIHIESYEHKCRVRVRIDGMMVERYLLKREDYPALINKIKIKANLDISEKRLPQDGRINFIHQGEQFDIRVSVLPTLYGEKVVLRLLNSDATEIDLNSLGFSDFDLENYLQGAKMPNGILLISGPTGSGKTTTLYATLKLLNKETRNVLTIEDPIEYTLEGINQVQLKESIGLGFASALRTFLRQDPDVIMVGEIRDTETANMAIRAALTGHLVLSTIHTNSAWGTVSRLIDMGVQPFLVASTLNTTVAQRLVRLLCPSCKEQQEFDQGLYPRQFKPYSKVDNHFIPKGCDTCHFTGYKGRKAVYEVIPIDQELATEIKAGNMNVNELLKERGIHTLAENAFNLFSDGLTSIEEIYPLLLNY
- a CDS encoding type IV pilin protein; this translates as MKPKLHLPNRKVKAYTLTEILVVLIIIGILVLLALPNLLPIVTKAKTVEAKLQLTHVQELEKNYFYEHSKYTKDLGDIGFIQEPLSTDNKDARANYRIEITDATNTTFTAKATAVVDFNGNGVFNVWEINQDKTLTETTKD